The following are encoded in a window of Candidatus Fluviicola riflensis genomic DNA:
- a CDS encoding zinc/iron-chelating domain-containing protein yields MKYAHLLQQALADKEVYKKVALRLKKVNPRTLDTMFHQEHVQVFKKIDCLTCANCCKTTSPIFRDIDIRRLAKRLRLSESAFITQYLRMDSDGDYVLTVAPCPFLGNDNYCSVYEDRPLACREYPHTDRKNMYQILDLTRKNMEVCPAVSQIMQTISKKTS; encoded by the coding sequence ATGAAATATGCACATCTTTTGCAACAGGCCCTGGCTGATAAAGAAGTATACAAAAAGGTCGCTCTGCGATTGAAGAAAGTCAATCCCCGAACATTGGACACAATGTTTCATCAGGAGCACGTACAGGTTTTCAAAAAGATCGATTGCCTCACGTGTGCGAACTGTTGCAAAACCACGAGTCCTATTTTCAGAGACATTGATATTCGGAGACTGGCAAAGCGTTTGCGGCTTTCCGAATCGGCATTTATTACTCAATATCTGAGAATGGATTCGGACGGTGATTATGTATTAACCGTAGCGCCTTGTCCTTTTTTAGGAAACGATAATTATTGCAGTGTTTATGAAGATCGTCCGCTTGCTTGTAGAGAATACCCGCATACTGATCGCAAAAACATGTATCAAATCTTAGATCTCACACGAAAAAATATGGAAGTTTGTCCAGCGGTAAGCCAAATTATGCAAACTATTTCCAAAAAAACAAGCTGA
- a CDS encoding pyridine nucleotide-disulfide oxidoreductase, which translates to MTDERFDLVVIGGGPAGYAAAMRAIDYGKRVCLIERERVGGAGVYNGALSSKTLWEISQKVASVNDTILGKGREKFYLNWNDISSTVDEAVFERKFQYSCHLKLLQTETMNKLLTYHRGIGRFISDHEIEILHDGEKRIVYGDKIIVATGSRPRKMKDVEVDERTIFTSDGIEHLSDYPKSLVIVGAGVIGCEYATIFSNFGKTKVYIIDRQDRILPFEDADISTIVSENLEKKGVTIHHNAQLERLENRGDHVEYELSYPDGKRETIQVEKALLSIGRIPNVEQLNLEAAGVLMSKRGVHIGDDDTVTNVPHIYAVGDVSGRIALVNMGEIEARHAVELAYGSVDERLNYDNICTIMFLQPEVAAVGFNEQYCLKNNIPVKIVKIDYSVIARAIAMRKTQGFFKIIVTNDSEMKILGMRAVGEHASTAIQAIGLLIKLNMPIHVIAELVHPHPSIAEGIQECVRMLLNSSIFKSSVFKDKLACYSLVDGVKTPLERL; encoded by the coding sequence ATGACAGATGAACGTTTTGACCTTGTGGTCATTGGAGGAGGTCCTGCGGGATATGCAGCTGCCATGCGGGCAATTGATTATGGGAAACGCGTTTGTTTAATTGAACGGGAACGAGTTGGCGGAGCCGGAGTGTATAACGGAGCCCTGTCTTCAAAAACACTTTGGGAAATTTCGCAGAAAGTAGCCAGTGTGAATGATACCATTCTTGGAAAAGGCCGCGAGAAATTTTACCTCAATTGGAATGATATCAGTTCTACCGTTGATGAGGCTGTTTTCGAACGTAAATTTCAGTATTCCTGTCATTTAAAGTTGCTACAAACCGAAACGATGAACAAGCTGCTCACGTATCATCGTGGGATAGGGCGTTTCATCAGCGATCATGAAATTGAAATTTTACATGATGGTGAAAAACGGATCGTTTATGGCGACAAGATCATTGTAGCAACCGGCAGCAGGCCTCGTAAGATGAAGGATGTTGAGGTGGACGAACGAACCATTTTCACCAGCGACGGCATCGAACATTTGTCTGATTATCCCAAAAGTCTTGTGATTGTAGGTGCGGGTGTCATCGGTTGTGAATACGCTACTATTTTTTCCAATTTCGGAAAAACCAAAGTATACATTATTGATCGGCAAGACAGGATCCTTCCTTTTGAAGATGCAGACATTTCGACTATTGTAAGCGAAAATCTAGAGAAAAAAGGAGTAACAATTCACCACAATGCACAATTGGAACGCCTGGAAAACCGTGGTGATCATGTTGAATACGAATTGTCTTACCCCGATGGAAAACGGGAAACCATCCAGGTTGAAAAAGCGCTGTTATCGATAGGTCGAATTCCGAATGTGGAACAGCTGAACCTTGAAGCCGCGGGTGTTTTGATGTCGAAACGTGGTGTACATATCGGTGACGATGATACGGTTACAAATGTACCGCATATTTATGCAGTAGGCGATGTCTCGGGAAGAATTGCTTTGGTAAATATGGGCGAAATTGAAGCGCGGCATGCGGTTGAACTTGCTTACGGAAGTGTTGACGAGCGATTGAATTACGACAACATTTGTACGATCATGTTCCTGCAGCCGGAAGTGGCCGCTGTTGGATTCAATGAGCAATACTGCCTGAAAAACAATATTCCGGTGAAAATCGTGAAGATCGATTATTCGGTGATTGCACGCGCTATTGCAATGCGAAAAACACAAGGTTTCTTTAAGATCATTGTCACAAACGATTCCGAAATGAAGATTTTGGGAATGCGTGCCGTTGGTGAACATGCTTCTACCGCGATTCAGGCAATCGGGTTACTCATCAAACTGAATATGCCGATCCATGTGATTGCCGAGTTGGTCCACCCGCATCCTTCCATTGCCGAAGGAATTCAGGAATGTGTGCGAATGCTGCTCAATAGTTCCATTTTCAAATCGTCGGTGTTTAAAGATAAACTGGCTTGTTATTCGCTGGTTGATGGTGTAAAGACGCCGCTGGAACGGTTATGA
- a CDS encoding bifunctional 5,10-methylene-tetrahydrofolate dehydrogenase/5,10-methylene-tetrahydrofolate cyclohydrolase (catalyzes the formation of 5,10-methenyltetrahydrofolate from 5,10-methylenetetrahydrofolate and subsequent formation of 10-formyltetrahydrofolate from 5,10-methenyltetrahydrofolate), translating to MEILNGKQTAEIIKKELAVLVKDRKAEGRKIPHLAAILVGNDGGSVSYVNSKVKACEEIGFESTLIRYDDSVSEEVLLNKVKALNEDKSIDGFIVQLPLPEHIDEMKVTLAIDPKKDVDGFHPINVGNMMLNLPGFVPATPAGIVELLRRYNIETSGKNCVVVGRSNIVGTPLSLLLGRNTDMGNCTVTLVHSRSENIREICNQADILVAAVGNPGFITADMVKEGAVVVDVGTTRVIDPSRERGWRLAGDVAFDEVAPKCSYITPVPGGVGPMTIASLMINTLKAMELKGK from the coding sequence ATGGAAATTCTCAACGGTAAACAAACAGCGGAAATCATCAAAAAAGAGCTGGCGGTTCTTGTGAAAGATCGAAAAGCCGAAGGCCGCAAAATTCCTCATTTGGCGGCGATTTTGGTTGGGAACGACGGTGGATCTGTGAGTTATGTAAACTCTAAAGTGAAAGCCTGCGAGGAAATCGGGTTTGAAAGCACATTGATTCGCTACGATGATTCGGTTTCGGAAGAAGTGTTGCTGAATAAAGTAAAAGCACTCAATGAAGATAAAAGCATCGACGGTTTTATTGTTCAATTACCACTTCCTGAGCATATTGACGAAATGAAAGTAACCCTGGCGATCGATCCGAAGAAAGATGTCGACGGTTTTCACCCGATCAATGTGGGAAATATGATGCTGAACCTTCCCGGGTTTGTACCTGCAACTCCGGCCGGAATTGTAGAATTACTGCGACGTTACAACATTGAAACTTCGGGTAAAAACTGCGTGGTTGTCGGGCGAAGTAATATTGTGGGAACACCGTTGAGTTTGTTACTTGGCCGCAATACCGATATGGGTAATTGCACGGTGACATTGGTACATTCACGTTCCGAAAATATCCGCGAAATCTGTAACCAGGCGGATATTTTGGTAGCTGCTGTCGGAAATCCGGGGTTCATTACGGCTGATATGGTAAAAGAGGGCGCTGTGGTTGTTGACGTTGGAACTACGCGTGTAATTGATCCGTCGCGTGAACGTGGCTGGCGTTTGGCTGGTGATGTGGCTTTTGACGAGGTGGCTCCGAAATGTTCTTATATCACGCCAGTTCCCGGTGGAGTAGGCCCAATGACCATTGCGTCGCTGATGATAAATACCTTAAAAGCAATGGAGCTTAAAGGAAAATAA
- a CDS encoding Clp protease ClpC, which yields MEAKFSPRVKDVLSFSREEALRLGNDFIGVEHFLLGILREGEGNAVKILTGFNLDLAQLKKELEKQLLETAKSSVVTGANIPLVKQAERLLKITYLEAKLFKSPVIGTEHLLLSMLKDEDSVVCRTLSKYGVNYNTVKDELDDMLDENNIPRAELPGSADDEDQTFGAGQRKAADPKSKTPVLDNFGRDLTKMAESGKLDPIVGREREIERVSQILSRRKKNNPILIGEPGVGKSAIAEGLALRIVQRKVSRVLFNKRIVSLDLASLVAGTKYRGQFEERMKAVMAEIEKNPDIILFIDEIHTIIGAGGASGSLDASNMFKPALARGEMQAIGATTLDEYRQYIEKDGALERRFQKVLIEPTTMEETIQILNNIKERYEDHHMVTYTDEALAACVRLTERYITDRHLPDKAIDALDEVGSRVHLTNIHVPQEIIDIEGEIEALKEQKNEVIKTQQYEKAAELRDSERKLQDRLEEAKKKWEDDSKAQRVTVTEEHVAEVVSMMCGIPVTRVAQTEMGRLATMGEELRGKVIGQDDAVEKVVKAIQRNRAGLKDPNKPIGSFFFLGPTGVGKTQLAKVLAKYLFDTEDALIRIDMSEYMEKFSISRLVGAPPGYVGYEEGGQLTEKVRRKPYSIVLLDEVEKAHPDVFNLLLQALDDGHMTDGLGRKIDFKNTILIMTSNIGARQLQDFGTGVGFGTQARVDSREEDTKVIIQNALRKAFAPEFLNRIDDMIIFHSLTRENIHKIIDLELVKLFDRIKQLGYSATMSEKAKDFIVDKGYDEKFGARPLKRAIQKYIEDPLAEEIIKANLQSGDSIQIDIDDTNLALKMLIEKGNTKPAKK from the coding sequence ATGGAAGCAAAATTTTCTCCGCGTGTAAAAGATGTGTTGAGTTTCAGTCGGGAAGAGGCGTTGCGGTTAGGCAATGATTTTATCGGTGTGGAGCATTTCTTATTGGGAATCCTGCGTGAAGGCGAAGGAAATGCCGTAAAGATCCTCACGGGCTTTAATCTCGATTTGGCACAGCTTAAAAAAGAATTGGAAAAACAACTCCTCGAAACCGCTAAATCTTCGGTGGTAACAGGCGCCAATATTCCCTTGGTGAAACAAGCGGAACGATTGTTGAAGATAACTTACTTAGAGGCGAAATTATTCAAAAGTCCTGTTATCGGTACGGAACATTTGTTACTTTCGATGCTCAAAGACGAAGATTCCGTGGTTTGCAGGACTTTAAGCAAGTACGGTGTGAATTATAATACGGTAAAAGACGAATTAGACGATATGCTAGACGAAAACAACATACCAAGAGCAGAGCTGCCGGGGTCGGCAGACGACGAAGATCAAACGTTCGGAGCAGGTCAGCGAAAAGCAGCCGATCCGAAATCAAAAACACCGGTACTCGATAATTTTGGTCGTGATTTGACTAAAATGGCCGAATCCGGAAAATTGGATCCTATCGTAGGCCGTGAACGTGAAATCGAGCGCGTAAGCCAGATTTTATCACGTCGCAAGAAAAATAATCCCATTCTTATCGGTGAACCCGGAGTTGGAAAAAGTGCGATTGCCGAAGGATTGGCATTGCGCATTGTACAACGAAAAGTATCACGCGTTTTATTCAATAAACGAATTGTTTCATTGGATTTGGCTTCATTGGTTGCGGGTACAAAATACCGCGGTCAGTTTGAAGAGCGTATGAAAGCTGTCATGGCCGAAATCGAAAAGAATCCGGACATCATTTTGTTCATCGACGAAATCCACACCATTATAGGTGCGGGTGGTGCGAGCGGATCATTGGATGCTTCCAATATGTTCAAACCGGCTTTGGCGCGTGGCGAAATGCAGGCAATCGGTGCTACAACACTGGATGAATACCGCCAGTATATCGAGAAAGATGGTGCGTTGGAACGTCGCTTCCAGAAAGTACTCATCGAGCCGACTACAATGGAAGAAACGATCCAGATCCTGAACAATATCAAAGAGCGTTACGAAGATCACCACATGGTGACTTACACTGACGAAGCATTGGCTGCCTGTGTACGTTTAACAGAGCGTTACATCACGGATCGTCACTTGCCGGATAAGGCGATTGATGCGTTGGATGAAGTAGGTTCGCGCGTGCATTTGACCAACATTCATGTTCCGCAGGAAATCATCGACATCGAAGGTGAAATTGAAGCTTTGAAGGAACAGAAAAACGAAGTCATCAAAACACAGCAATACGAGAAAGCGGCTGAACTACGCGACTCTGAACGCAAGTTGCAGGATCGTTTGGAAGAAGCCAAAAAGAAATGGGAAGATGATTCCAAAGCACAACGTGTAACCGTTACGGAAGAACACGTAGCTGAAGTCGTTTCGATGATGTGTGGTATTCCGGTAACGCGTGTTGCTCAAACCGAAATGGGCCGTTTGGCTACTATGGGCGAGGAATTACGCGGAAAAGTAATCGGGCAGGATGATGCGGTGGAAAAAGTGGTGAAAGCCATTCAGCGTAACCGTGCCGGCTTAAAAGATCCGAATAAACCAATCGGTTCATTTTTCTTCCTCGGGCCAACCGGGGTGGGTAAAACCCAATTGGCGAAAGTCCTTGCGAAATACTTGTTCGATACAGAAGACGCGCTGATCCGCATCGATATGTCGGAATACATGGAAAAATTCTCGATCTCCCGTTTGGTGGGAGCGCCTCCGGGATATGTTGGTTACGAAGAAGGTGGTCAACTGACAGAAAAAGTGCGTCGTAAACCATATTCCATCGTTTTGCTGGATGAGGTGGAGAAAGCGCATCCGGATGTATTTAACCTCTTGCTTCAGGCATTGGATGACGGACACATGACAGATGGCTTGGGCCGTAAGATCGACTTTAAAAACACGATCCTGATCATGACTTCCAATATCGGAGCTCGTCAGCTGCAGGATTTTGGAACAGGTGTAGGTTTTGGTACCCAGGCGCGTGTAGATTCACGTGAAGAAGATACCAAAGTGATTATCCAGAATGCATTGCGCAAAGCGTTTGCTCCGGAGTTCCTGAACCGTATCGACGATATGATCATTTTCCACTCATTGACACGTGAGAACATCCACAAAATCATTGATTTGGAGTTGGTGAAACTATTTGATCGCATCAAACAATTAGGATATTCTGCCACAATGTCAGAAAAAGCGAAAGATTTTATCGTAGACAAAGGTTACGACGAGAAATTCGGAGCACGCCCGTTGAAACGTGCGATCCAGAAATACATCGAAGATCCGTTGGCCGAAGAAATTATCAAAGCCAATTTGCAAAGCGGTGATTCGATTCAAATCGATATCGATGATACGAATCTGGCGTTGAAGATGCTGATCGAAAAAGGCAATACAAAGCCAGCCAAGAAATAA
- a CDS encoding DNA gyrase subunit A, translating to MADGERIIQINIEDEMKSAYIDYSMSVIVSRALPDVRDGFKPVHRRVLYGMQDLGVYSNRPHKKSARIVGEVLGKYHPHGDSSVYDTMVRMAQEWSLRYPLVDGQGNFGSVDGDSPAAMRYTEARLRKIAEEMLDDLEKDTVDFQPNFDDSLEEPSVLPSKIPNLLINGSSGIAVGMATNMAPHNLTEVVDGIIAYIDDKDIEPEALLQFVKAPDFPTGGIIYGVDGAREALLTGRGRIVIRAKAEIEEVGGREQIIVTEIPYQVNKADMIKKTAELVNDKKIEGISDIRDESDRNGMRIVYELKRDAIPNVVLNKLYKYTSLQNSFSINNICLVDGRPRQLNLKEMIGYFVAFRHEVVVRRTKFDLRKAEERAHILEGLVIASDNIDEVIAIIRGSQSPEEAREKLMTRFGLSDLQSRAIVEMRLRQLTGLEQDKLRAEYADLMALITDLKDILDREERRMQIIKDELIYIRDKYGDARRSRIEYSASEMKIEDLIPDDEVVITISHAGYIKRTSLNEYKVQSRGGMGSKGSTTRDKDFLEHLFVATNHNYLLIFTEKGRCFWMRIFEIPEGNKTAKGRAIQNLLNIEQDDKIKAYVKVMDLTDKEYVENNFIVMCTKQGIIKKTSLEAYSRPRANGINAITIRENDELLEARLTDGTNEMVLATKAGRAIRFNEGKVRPMGRNASGVRAVTLQSDADEVVGMICVKDNAETILVVSEKGYGKRSYLNDPEDGEPVYRITNRGGKGVKTINVTDKTGPLMAIKTVADEDDLMIITKAGIAIRMHIDQLRVMGRAAQGVRLINLKGNAEIAAVARVPRSDEEDEMLDEDGNPIAPTTDENPEGETDAAPAEENSEE from the coding sequence ATGGCAGATGGAGAAAGAATAATCCAGATTAACATCGAAGATGAAATGAAATCGGCGTACATCGATTATTCGATGTCGGTAATTGTATCACGTGCACTTCCTGATGTGCGTGACGGATTCAAACCTGTTCACCGCCGTGTATTATACGGTATGCAGGATTTGGGTGTTTACTCTAATCGTCCGCATAAAAAGTCCGCTCGTATCGTTGGTGAGGTTTTAGGGAAGTATCACCCGCATGGTGACAGTTCCGTGTATGACACAATGGTTCGTATGGCTCAGGAGTGGTCGCTTCGCTACCCATTGGTAGACGGACAGGGAAACTTCGGATCGGTTGACGGTGATAGTCCGGCAGCAATGCGTTATACGGAAGCCCGTTTGCGTAAGATCGCCGAAGAAATGCTCGATGACCTGGAAAAAGACACCGTTGATTTTCAACCGAATTTCGATGACTCTTTGGAAGAACCTTCCGTGCTTCCTTCCAAAATACCGAATTTGCTTATAAACGGTTCAAGCGGTATTGCGGTAGGTATGGCAACAAATATGGCACCTCACAACCTTACAGAGGTAGTTGATGGTATCATTGCGTATATCGACGATAAAGACATTGAACCCGAAGCGTTGCTGCAATTCGTGAAAGCACCTGACTTCCCAACCGGCGGTATTATATATGGTGTAGACGGAGCGCGTGAAGCGTTGTTGACAGGCCGTGGCAGAATCGTTATACGTGCCAAGGCGGAAATCGAAGAAGTTGGTGGTCGTGAACAAATCATTGTGACCGAGATTCCTTACCAGGTCAACAAAGCGGATATGATCAAGAAAACCGCTGAGTTGGTCAATGACAAGAAAATCGAAGGTATTTCAGACATCCGCGACGAATCGGATAGAAACGGTATGCGAATCGTTTACGAATTAAAACGTGATGCGATTCCGAATGTGGTTTTGAACAAATTGTACAAGTACACTTCGCTTCAGAATTCATTCTCGATCAATAACATTTGTTTGGTTGACGGACGTCCGCGTCAGTTGAACCTCAAAGAAATGATCGGTTATTTCGTGGCTTTCCGTCATGAAGTGGTTGTACGCAGAACAAAATTCGACTTACGTAAAGCAGAAGAGCGTGCACATATCTTAGAAGGATTGGTGATTGCTTCCGACAACATCGATGAAGTAATTGCGATTATCCGCGGATCTCAAAGTCCGGAAGAAGCACGTGAAAAATTAATGACACGCTTCGGACTTTCCGATTTGCAATCGCGTGCCATTGTTGAAATGCGTTTGCGTCAGTTAACCGGACTTGAACAAGACAAGTTACGTGCTGAATATGCTGACTTAATGGCATTGATCACCGATTTGAAAGATATCCTTGATCGTGAGGAACGACGTATGCAGATCATCAAAGACGAATTGATCTACATTCGCGATAAATACGGTGATGCACGTCGTTCACGTATCGAATACTCGGCTTCAGAAATGAAGATTGAAGATTTGATCCCGGATGATGAGGTGGTAATTACCATTTCACACGCCGGTTATATTAAACGTACAAGCTTAAACGAATACAAAGTTCAAAGTCGCGGCGGAATGGGATCGAAAGGTTCTACCACGCGTGACAAAGACTTCCTGGAGCACTTGTTTGTTGCTACCAATCACAATTACCTGTTGATCTTTACCGAAAAAGGACGTTGCTTCTGGATGCGGATTTTTGAAATTCCGGAAGGAAACAAAACTGCCAAAGGACGTGCAATCCAAAATCTGCTCAACATCGAACAGGACGATAAGATCAAGGCATATGTGAAAGTGATGGATTTGACCGATAAAGAATACGTCGAAAACAACTTCATCGTGATGTGTACCAAACAAGGTATCATTAAGAAAACGTCGCTGGAAGCTTATTCACGTCCGCGTGCCAATGGTATCAACGCGATCACGATCCGTGAAAATGACGAGTTGTTAGAAGCGCGTTTGACCGACGGTACCAACGAAATGGTATTGGCAACCAAGGCTGGTAGAGCGATTCGTTTCAACGAAGGAAAAGTGCGTCCGATGGGAAGAAATGCTTCGGGAGTACGTGCGGTGACACTTCAATCAGATGCAGATGAGGTAGTTGGAATGATCTGTGTGAAAGACAACGCAGAAACTATTTTGGTTGTTTCTGAAAAAGGATACGGAAAACGTTCTTACTTAAATGATCCGGAAGATGGTGAGCCTGTTTACCGAATCACGAATCGTGGAGGAAAAGGTGTAAAAACCATCAATGTAACGGATAAAACCGGGCCGTTGATGGCAATTAAAACCGTAGCTGATGAAGACGATTTGATGATTATCACTAAAGCGGGAATTGCCATTCGTATGCACATCGACCAATTGCGTGTAATGGGTAGAGCCGCTCAGGGTGTTCGTTTGATCAACCTGAAAGGAAACGCCGAAATTGCAGCCGTGGCTCGTGTTCCGCGTAGCGATGAGGAAGATGAAATGCTCGACGAAGACGGAAATCCAATTGCGCCTACTACAGATGAAAATCCGGAGGGTGAAACGGATGCAGCACCAGCTGAAGAAAATTCAGAAGAATAG
- a CDS encoding phospholipase, with protein sequence MKGLFIGLLLCIGFTATAQLSAVKGKTTYNFWLNLPADSILKDNPPVLIFLHGKSLSGTDLARVKRYGVIHEIENGRKIPAIVVAPQVASGSWDPDKVLEVLEYIQAEYKTDTNRVYVCGMSLGGYGTMHFAGKHADKMTAGVALCGGGNPKDACNLASIPMWIQHGNRDEAVPLKQSLDMVKAIRACNDGKNLVWTEVKGADHGDLEKVFRGDEMYDWLFTQVRNGKGDVSILEVKKEVPAVEAATPATEGTTGTGN encoded by the coding sequence ATGAAAGGATTATTTATCGGATTATTGCTTTGCATCGGTTTCACGGCGACAGCCCAACTGAGCGCGGTTAAAGGAAAAACAACTTACAACTTTTGGCTCAACCTTCCGGCCGACAGTATTTTGAAAGATAATCCTCCGGTTCTGATTTTCCTGCATGGGAAAAGCCTTTCGGGAACTGATCTGGCCCGTGTGAAACGTTATGGAGTGATCCACGAGATTGAAAACGGCAGAAAAATACCAGCTATTGTTGTTGCTCCGCAAGTTGCATCCGGTTCATGGGATCCTGATAAAGTACTGGAAGTATTGGAATACATTCAGGCAGAATACAAAACCGACACCAACCGCGTCTACGTTTGCGGAATGAGTTTAGGCGGATATGGAACCATGCATTTCGCCGGAAAACACGCTGACAAAATGACTGCAGGTGTAGCCCTTTGTGGTGGAGGAAATCCGAAAGACGCTTGTAACCTGGCTTCTATTCCGATGTGGATTCAGCATGGAAACAGAGATGAAGCCGTTCCGTTGAAACAATCATTGGATATGGTGAAAGCCATTCGCGCTTGTAATGATGGCAAGAATCTTGTCTGGACCGAAGTTAAAGGTGCGGATCACGGTGATTTGGAAAAAGTTTTCCGTGGTGACGAAATGTATGATTGGTTGTTTACACAAGTACGTAACGGAAAAGGTGACGTTTCCATTCTCGAAGTGAAAAAGGAAGTCCCAGCTGTGGAAGCAGCAACTCCGGCTACCGAAGGCACTACAGGCACCGGGAATTAA
- a CDS encoding radical SAM protein gives MSKKQEGFLTGRGAHINPDNRFQKTQEGDAFFEFHADEDGELTNLKTTFIEVFPKTIVNKLDSPDVGMYYSLNPYQGCEHGCTYCYARPTHEYWGYSAGTDFERTILVKKNAPELLEETLRKKKWEVKPVSLSGNTDCYQPCERTYGITRKLLEIFLKYRHPVSIITKNSLVERDLDVLTELSKLNLVHVLISMTSLNEDLRRRLEPRTASCTRKLSTIERLSAQGIPVTAMLAPIIPAINDHELFSLVKAVSERGAQNVHYQVVRLNGPNGEIFKNWLQHHYPDRAEKVIHQLEALHGGKVNDSRFGVRMKGEGAYSLNIERQFKVARERFLPKRSSSKLRTDLFVIPDESGQTSLF, from the coding sequence ATGTCTAAAAAACAAGAAGGTTTTCTTACCGGAAGAGGTGCGCATATCAATCCTGATAATCGTTTTCAGAAAACGCAGGAAGGAGATGCTTTTTTTGAATTTCATGCTGATGAAGATGGTGAATTAACTAACCTGAAAACCACCTTTATTGAGGTGTTTCCGAAGACAATCGTCAACAAACTAGACAGTCCGGATGTTGGGATGTATTATTCACTGAATCCATACCAGGGCTGTGAGCATGGTTGTACGTATTGCTATGCACGGCCGACACATGAATATTGGGGCTATAGTGCCGGAACCGATTTTGAGCGGACAATACTGGTCAAAAAAAACGCGCCTGAGCTATTGGAAGAAACACTACGCAAGAAAAAATGGGAAGTTAAACCGGTGAGTTTATCCGGTAATACAGATTGTTACCAGCCATGTGAACGTACTTACGGCATCACCCGGAAATTACTGGAGATTTTTTTGAAATACCGGCATCCGGTTTCGATTATCACCAAAAATTCGCTGGTTGAACGCGATTTGGATGTACTAACCGAATTATCGAAACTGAACCTTGTTCATGTGCTTATTAGTATGACTTCGCTCAACGAAGATCTGCGCCGAAGATTGGAACCAAGAACAGCTTCCTGTACCCGAAAGTTAAGCACGATTGAGCGTTTGTCGGCACAGGGAATTCCGGTTACGGCGATGTTAGCTCCTATCATTCCTGCTATCAATGATCACGAATTGTTTTCGTTGGTAAAAGCCGTAAGTGAGCGTGGCGCGCAAAATGTGCATTACCAGGTGGTACGATTAAATGGCCCGAACGGCGAAATATTTAAAAACTGGCTGCAGCACCACTACCCCGACAGGGCAGAAAAAGTGATCCACCAACTGGAAGCGCTTCACGGAGGAAAAGTAAATGATAGTCGATTTGGAGTACGGATGAAAGGCGAAGGCGCTTATTCCCTTAACATCGAACGACAGTTCAAAGTAGCACGTGAACGCTTTCTCCCTAAGAGATCTAGTTCTAAATTGCGGACGGATTTGTTTGTTATTCCGGATGAAAGCGGACAAACCAGCTTGTTTTGA
- a CDS encoding PhnA protein, with translation MSFEKELIARSGNVCELSGNTDNLVAYLVAPAAGTNADEYIYIQQGLKDQLDGTTETIPNDWRCLNDSMWSEVPAVKVIAYRMLNNLKAEGWPADLIETMYLEDETLAWAKSGMVDEDAIKHIDSNGLVINSGDTVVLIKDLDVKGTSMVAKRGTSVRNVRLVHDNPELIEGKVNGQSIYILTQFVKK, from the coding sequence ATGAGTTTCGAAAAAGAATTGATCGCCCGCAGTGGAAATGTATGTGAGTTGAGTGGAAACACTGACAATTTGGTTGCTTATCTGGTTGCTCCGGCTGCTGGGACAAACGCCGACGAATACATCTATATTCAGCAAGGTTTGAAGGATCAATTAGACGGTACAACCGAAACCATTCCCAACGATTGGCGTTGTTTGAACGACAGCATGTGGAGCGAAGTTCCGGCTGTGAAAGTAATTGCCTACCGCATGCTCAACAACCTCAAAGCCGAAGGCTGGCCCGCCGATTTGATCGAAACGATGTACCTCGAAGACGAAACCCTGGCCTGGGCAAAATCAGGAATGGTAGACGAAGATGCCATCAAACATATCGACTCTAACGGTTTGGTGATCAACTCAGGTGATACCGTAGTACTAATCAAAGATTTGGACGTAAAAGGTACCAGCATGGTGGCCAAGCGCGGGACCTCAGTGCGTAATGTACGTTTGGTACACGACAATCCGGAATTGATCGAAGGAAAAGTAAACGGACAAAGTATCTATATTCTGACGCAGTTTGTGAAGAAATAG